A window of the Deltaproteobacteria bacterium genome harbors these coding sequences:
- a CDS encoding NifU family protein, giving the protein MSETQKIDRQAVEKALAQIRPTLQADGGDVELVDVNEAGQVKVRLTGACKGCPMSRMTLKNGVERFLVKTVSGVKSVEGVE; this is encoded by the coding sequence ATGAGCGAAACCCAAAAAATCGACCGGCAGGCCGTGGAAAAGGCCCTTGCCCAGATACGCCCGACGCTTCAGGCGGACGGCGGCGATGTCGAACTTGTGGACGTGAACGAGGCAGGCCAGGTGAAGGTCCGCCTCACCGGGGCCTGCAAGGGTTGCCCCATGAGCCGGATGACTCTCAAAAACGGCGTGGAGCGCTTTCTGGTAAAGACCGTTTCAGGGGTGAAGAGCGTTGAAGGCGTAGAGTAG
- a CDS encoding energy transducer TonB: MAHGENTINGDDWRNRSWITMLALSLALHAAAGLLVPVLAKRAERKPAPERVVFVDLAAVAPAPGLSPAAEPGSASPETEPEVVPLDVPPPPSGYIATIRIAPTPPAAPPPAPVKPQAPPARVEPPPAPPAPKPGSVTFSEGAPGFPVRSTVSAREPSGQGLETGGPDSGAAGGAAKAGAETGQGSPAGDRTGTDDGLSGAASGSGNRIFKKTEVDVIPKPTFRPDPPISRRARRLGIEEGEAKALIRVSPDGRVTDVSLVSENPEGITDEAFLATLRSWLFTPGIKAGRPVTVEMIQSVRFVRAAP, encoded by the coding sequence GTGGCTCACGGCGAAAATACCATAAATGGCGATGACTGGCGGAACCGGTCCTGGATAACCATGCTGGCCCTTTCCCTGGCCCTTCACGCGGCGGCGGGCCTTCTGGTGCCCGTCCTGGCCAAAAGGGCCGAACGGAAACCCGCCCCGGAAAGGGTGGTCTTCGTGGACCTGGCGGCAGTGGCCCCGGCCCCCGGCCTGTCGCCCGCAGCCGAACCGGGCTCGGCAAGCCCCGAAACGGAGCCCGAAGTGGTGCCCCTGGACGTGCCCCCGCCCCCTTCGGGCTACATAGCCACCATTCGCATCGCGCCTACTCCACCAGCGGCTCCGCCCCCCGCGCCGGTAAAGCCACAGGCCCCCCCGGCCAGGGTAGAGCCTCCCCCGGCCCCGCCCGCTCCGAAACCGGGATCCGTAACCTTTTCCGAGGGCGCTCCTGGTTTTCCCGTGCGATCCACGGTGTCGGCGAGGGAGCCGTCCGGGCAGGGGCTTGAGACGGGCGGGCCGGATTCCGGCGCGGCGGGCGGCGCCGCCAAAGCCGGGGCTGAGACGGGCCAGGGATCTCCTGCGGGCGACCGGACCGGGACGGATGACGGACTTTCGGGCGCGGCTTCGGGGAGCGGCAACCGGATATTCAAGAAAACAGAGGTTGACGTGATTCCGAAACCCACTTTTCGCCCCGACCCGCCCATCTCCCGCCGGGCCAGACGCCTGGGCATCGAGGAAGGGGAGGCCAAGGCGCTGATAAGGGTCTCCCCGGACGGCAGGGTCACCGACGTGAGCCTGGTTTCGGAAAATCCCGAAGGCATTACGGACGAGGCCTTTTTGGCCACCCTTCGCTCCTGGCTCTTTACACCCGGCATAAAGGCGGGACGCCCCGTGACCGTTGAAATGATCCAGTCGGTGCGCTTCGTGAGGGCCGCACCATGA
- a CDS encoding MFS transporter, producing the protein MNPRPGSRFFYGWYIVVVAFFCNFMVTGTGFYTFNAFMEPLCATRGWTREGINLALFFGGLVSLLGQYVHGTAIMRLGPRRYMVLGAAFSGLLFALMGKTQSFGLFLGVFILLMVTNGMFGGIVANTVVNNWFIHKRGMALGVAQVGMSLSGAVLPALAFKIYHAYDLQTAFLVLGIMLFCISPLCLLVIRDRPEPYGLVPDGKKFEIAPGSDSALSEKTLWSASSALSTRVFWRVSISYALAMTGVVGVMIQLKPRFSDLGFDAGTALTLMSATALLGAVGKYSWGMVCDRRDPPKMAALMMLSCALGLGFGLYAKNFALAVVFVAVFGFSMGGIQATLPIMIAHLFGRLSFTSIARFVALVLAVQNTGYLFMGLSFRYTKSYDAAYWLFIVFYLIAAFLMYGVKRPLFKE; encoded by the coding sequence ATGAACCCCCGCCCCGGCTCCCGCTTTTTTTACGGCTGGTACATCGTGGTGGTCGCCTTTTTCTGCAACTTCATGGTGACCGGCACGGGCTTTTACACCTTCAACGCCTTTATGGAGCCCCTTTGCGCCACGCGCGGCTGGACCCGCGAGGGCATCAACCTTGCGCTCTTTTTCGGCGGGCTGGTGAGCCTTCTGGGCCAGTACGTCCACGGCACCGCCATCATGCGCCTGGGCCCCCGCCGCTACATGGTGCTCGGCGCGGCCTTTTCCGGCCTCCTGTTCGCCCTCATGGGAAAAACCCAGTCCTTCGGCCTCTTTCTGGGCGTATTCATTCTTCTCATGGTCACCAACGGCATGTTCGGCGGCATAGTGGCCAACACCGTGGTCAACAACTGGTTTATCCACAAAAGGGGAATGGCCTTAGGGGTTGCCCAGGTGGGCATGTCCCTTTCCGGGGCGGTGCTTCCGGCTTTGGCCTTCAAAATCTATCACGCCTATGATCTTCAGACGGCCTTCCTGGTTCTGGGGATCATGCTTTTCTGCATCTCCCCGCTGTGCCTCCTGGTGATCCGGGACCGGCCCGAACCCTACGGACTTGTGCCTGACGGGAAAAAATTCGAGATTGCCCCCGGATCGGACTCCGCCCTTTCGGAAAAGACCCTCTGGTCGGCCTCAAGCGCCCTTTCCACAAGGGTCTTCTGGAGGGTCAGCATCTCCTACGCCCTTGCCATGACCGGCGTTGTGGGGGTGATGATACAGTTGAAGCCCCGTTTTTCCGATCTGGGCTTCGACGCGGGCACGGCCCTGACGCTCATGAGCGCCACGGCCCTTCTTGGAGCCGTGGGCAAATACTCCTGGGGCATGGTTTGCGACCGGCGGGACCCTCCCAAAATGGCGGCCCTGATGATGCTGTCCTGCGCCCTTGGGCTGGGGTTCGGCCTCTATGCGAAAAACTTCGCCCTGGCTGTCGTGTTCGTGGCCGTTTTCGGGTTTTCCATGGGCGGAATACAGGCCACGCTTCCCATCATGATCGCCCATCTTTTCGGGAGGCTCTCATTCACCTCCATCGCCCGTTTCGTGGCCCTGGTGCTGGCAGTCCAGAACACGGGCTATCTTTTCATGGGCCTGAGTTTCCGGTATACGAAATCCTATGATGCGGCCTACTGGCTGTTCATAGTCTTTTATCTTATAGCTGCCTTCCTGATGTACGGAGTTAAACGGCCCCTGTTTAAGGAGTAG
- a CDS encoding response regulator transcription factor: MSREHILVVDDEEDIRLLLRFNLEREGHSVSAAATGEEALKLARQRVPDLVLLDLMLPGMSGLDAARAMKKDSSLERVPIIMLTAKDAEADVVAGLELGADDYVTKPFSVRVLLARIRAVLRRVSSDEPEDPAGVVTRAGISVHPGKREVTVDGSPVSLTSTEFLLLHLLIRRPGWVFTRSRIVDEVRGTDYPVTDRSVDVQVAGLRRKLGGRGDAIETVRGVGYRFREEA, from the coding sequence ATGTCCCGCGAACACATACTTGTGGTGGACGACGAGGAGGACATCCGGCTTCTTCTGCGCTTCAACCTTGAGCGGGAGGGCCATTCAGTGTCTGCTGCGGCAACCGGGGAGGAGGCCTTAAAGCTCGCCCGGCAGAGAGTCCCCGACCTTGTGCTCTTGGACCTGATGCTTCCGGGCATGTCCGGCCTGGACGCGGCCAGGGCCATGAAGAAGGATTCCTCCCTGGAGCGGGTGCCAATAATCATGCTGACCGCCAAGGACGCCGAGGCGGACGTGGTGGCGGGGCTGGAGCTGGGAGCCGACGACTACGTCACCAAGCCCTTTTCCGTAAGGGTCCTGCTGGCCCGCATCAGAGCCGTGCTGCGGCGCGTTTCGTCAGATGAGCCGGAGGACCCGGCAGGCGTGGTGACCAGGGCCGGGATATCGGTGCATCCGGGAAAGCGCGAGGTTACGGTGGACGGCTCGCCGGTTTCCCTCACCTCCACCGAGTTTTTGCTATTGCACCTTCTCATCAGGCGTCCCGGCTGGGTTTTCACCCGCAGCAGGATAGTGGACGAGGTTCGGGGGACCGATTACCCTGTCACCGACAGGAGCGTTGATGTTCAGGTGGCCGGGCTTCGCCGGAAACTGGGCGGCAGGGGGGACGCCATCGAGACGGTGCGGGGCGTGGGATACCGCTTTAGGGAGGAAGCCTGA
- a CDS encoding adenylate/guanylate cyclase domain-containing protein yields the protein MEKRTDILAILFADIAKSTRLYETLGDETAQQVIGRVLARLGDVVAQYRGRVVKTIGDEVMCTFPRAHDAVEAAKAMQEAMDRISFEGLADIPPPNIYVGLAYGPVISEAGDVYGDAVIMAARMVELAKPRQILTTDSTVAALPPEGRSGATYIDTTTIKGKTGEVRIHEIIWERMDKTVMVDGIMDSQSFRLRLELRLGKKTLDLDVNRAMITFGRQSHNDFVVDDSRVSRSHAKIEYRRGRFVLIDQSSNGTWVLPVGGKISRLKKEEYPLTGYGVISLGHEPDRDAPDAIHYMIKT from the coding sequence ATGGAAAAGCGTACCGACATTCTGGCCATTCTGTTCGCCGACATCGCAAAGAGTACGCGCCTTTACGAGACCCTGGGCGACGAAACGGCCCAGCAGGTGATCGGAAGGGTCCTCGCCCGCCTGGGGGACGTGGTGGCCCAGTACAGGGGCCGGGTGGTGAAGACCATAGGCGACGAGGTGATGTGCACCTTTCCCCGCGCCCACGACGCGGTGGAGGCGGCCAAGGCCATGCAGGAGGCCATGGACCGCATAAGCTTTGAAGGCCTGGCGGACATCCCGCCCCCCAACATCTACGTGGGCCTGGCCTACGGTCCGGTGATCTCCGAGGCCGGCGACGTCTACGGCGACGCGGTCATAATGGCCGCCCGAATGGTGGAGCTCGCCAAGCCCAGGCAGATACTCACCACCGATTCCACCGTCGCCGCGCTTCCGCCCGAAGGCCGCTCCGGGGCCACCTACATCGACACCACCACCATAAAGGGCAAGACCGGCGAGGTGCGCATCCACGAGATAATCTGGGAGCGCATGGACAAGACCGTGATGGTGGACGGCATCATGGACTCCCAGAGCTTCCGCCTTCGCCTGGAACTGCGCCTTGGGAAAAAGACCCTCGACCTCGACGTGAACCGCGCCATGATCACCTTTGGCCGCCAGAGCCACAACGACTTCGTGGTGGACGACAGCCGGGTGTCCCGCTCCCACGCCAAGATAGAGTACCGAAGGGGCCGCTTTGTCCTCATAGACCAGAGCAGCAACGGCACCTGGGTTCTTCCCGTGGGGGGCAAGATTTCACGCCTCAAAAAAGAGGAGTACCCCCTTACCGGCTACGGGGTCATCAGCCTCGGGCACGAGCCGGACCGTGACGCCCCGGACGCCATCCACTACATGATAAAGACGTGA